Within Primulina tabacum isolate GXHZ01 chromosome 5, ASM2559414v2, whole genome shotgun sequence, the genomic segment ataatatatttaatattaaatgaattctttaatatattttaaataatttaaaaacatttaattaatatattaaataaaaaaatattttgttagtattaataattaaaatttatttgattaacatactaatctataaattaaaagGTTAATGTAAATCATTACTGTAAATAACATAATAGAATAcacaaatttattgaataatatgTAAACATTCAAACACacgattaaaataaaaaaacgaaATCAAATACATTTAATTTAAGTGCAAGGATAATAAAATAGAATCAAactaaattataattatatcactaaatttaaaaaatatatatttaataacttataaaaaatgaaataaataaaataaaaaagaatatttcGAGAATATTCTTTTTTAGAGTAGGATTTGAAGTAGATGGGTTGGAGATGAACATTGTATTTGGTGcagaaactgcactattttaGAGTAGAGTTGCTTTAAAATAGAGTTTTGGGTTGGAGATGGCCTAATGCTACATCTATTTTTTTAGAGTATatatcttatgagacggtctcacaaatttttatctgtgagacgggccaacataccgatatttacaataaaaagtaatattcttaacataaaaagtaatatttttcatggatgacccaaataagtgaTTCATattacaaaatacgacatgtgataccgtctcacacaaatttttgtcatttttgttATCCATCTCAAATATGTGATttgagttttttattttttaatcaatatatcatcaccACAAAATACATTGActaattcatattttttttatcttattaaaacattcattgaataagaataaaaaaaaaaaaattcattgtaAAGTTTATTTTCAAATAACTTGACGAAGAGAATAATATGTAGATAATAAGAGTGAAATTAATTTCACTGTAAAATTTACTTTTCAATAACTTGATGAAGATAAtattatatctatatctatataaatatacggattgaattttgaatttcctCTATTATCCTCATTAAAATTGTACTCTAATGACACTTTGTCTTCCTTTTATGTAAttagttaattattattaatccattgactaattattatttattactcTTTCACTCACTTTCATGACATGACTACAAATAATATCAAAGCATTTGTTCAACAACTAATGATTCGAATCAAtatgtaataatattatttataaaattaattggttttgtgaaaataccttacaaataatagtaatagtaTTATACAttcttatattaaaataaataatacaaaaaattatgCTAACAGAGGTTTCGAacttatttttacaatttatgtattaattatatttttcataattttagttttttacaaataatacaaaaaaaaatttatatttaacaaaacagaaaataagaaattataaatttatatgtcgatgtttaatctatatctatatctatatatatactaatctatatatatgaatgtgaattatgaatttacataaatatcattatctttatttaataataataatttacataattaattggttttgtgaaaataccttacaaataatagtaatagtgttatacattcttttattaaaataaataatacaaaaaattatgttaacaGAGGTTTCGAacttatttttacaatttatgtattaattatatttttcataatcttagttttttacaaataatacaaaaaaaatttatatttaacaaaacagaaaataagaaattataaatttatatgtcgaggtttaatctatatctatatctatatatatactaatctatatatatgaatgtgaattgtgaatttacataaatatccttacctttatttaataataataatttacataattaattggttttgtgaaaataccttacaaataatagtaataatgttatacattcttttattaaaataaataatacaaaaaattatgCTAACAGAGGTTTCGAacttatttttacaatttatgtattaattatatttttcataatcttagttttttacaaataatacaaaaaaaatttatatttaacaaaacagaaaataagaaattataaatttatatgtcgaggtttaatctatatctatatctatatatactaatctatatatatgaatgtgaattgtgaatttacataaatatccttacctttatttaataataataatttacataattaattggttttgtgaaaataccttacaaataatagtaataatgttatacattcttttattaaaataaataatacaaaaaattatgCTAACAGAGGTTTCGAacttatttttacaatttatgtattaattatatttttcataatcttagttttttacaaataatacaaaaaaaaattatatttaacaaaacagaaaataagaaattataaatttatatgtcgaggtttaatctatatctatatctatatatatactaatctatatatatgaatgtgaattgtgaatttacataaatatccttacctttatttaataataataatttacataaatatccttaccttcatttaataataatcattaatacatgttttctttttcatatattcttttaataataatcatttcattaatacatttttatttttaaacttaaaattaattactttaatatttacattaacaTCAAATTCACAGAAAATCACTATcataaatacatgtttattttttgtttgtttttcatctattcatttaataataatcattaatatatttttatttttcctcattttatattatatgtttatatgtaatttttttaacataGGGATAGGGTCGAGTaatatttcaataataaaatattgttttaataAATAAAGTGAATAAAAAGAATAGGATAAACCATCCCTGCCTCAATCGTTCCATagattttcaatttttcattaGAGTCAACCACGAAAAGTCAGTTTTTTTATAAATgctgctaaataaatattactaaataatatgctCCATTTGATCATTTTGTGTTCTTGCAATGAGAGGAGTTTTTTACCTTAGCGTTAACATGTTTgattgttatatgtcatttgtattgatcatgCAATTATGTTTGGattgtttatgtgatttgtttgtttgcacaaagaaaagagaaacaaaatcaaatatccaacaaaaatagttatttttcaattttttattgttgagatattttgttaatttttaaacacataatgcatgttCTATGTTTGCTTAGATTACTTAGTTTGAAGTGacttacaaaatattaaaaaattgaaatatttcttcgtttttaccttatgtctcagaatatcaagagataatattttttatttattggggTAAATGTATTTCCAAACTTCTgtctataaattaatatttaattttttacgacattattatattctctaatcaatttttttttacttagaTTGATAGAAGGCattttaatttgaatttttatgttcttgcttatattatttttgtaatattatttattatgaaaataatagGTGAACTACAAAATTTGGTAGGTCTAAGAGTCCTCTGATGAACGACAAATatggataaattattaaaatatataatatcaagtagatttttggcatgcgattttgttttaattcaatgattatgcgtgattctaaattttaattatatcacaAGTTAACGCGTGCTTTGTTGTTGCTAGATATATTTTGTCAAtagtataatatttttctatggTTTAAGAAAAATCGTGTGACTTTGTATTATATATTTACGGCTGCTTTTCTAAATGGTTTTATTATGATTTCAAGGCACCATTTTTcatttgtgtttttttaaaGAAGTGGAATGAATATCTATAAAACGATGACATTAATAAGGCGTCTtctctttatttgaaaaaaatattggaaAATTTATACAAATTGTGAATAATAtgagttaatatttaatttgagagtgatttatgttttttattGCTCGTATATACTTCAATTTCTTTGTTAttgtactaaataaattatttttaaactttgagtTATCATTTTTTTCTGATCGAGGTTCTttgtgttatgattttttttatttgttttggtTAGTATTGTTGGCGgcaattgatttttctgatattatatgatgTGCCTTgttgtttatataaaaataaacatgagAGTACACCAATCAAAGCCATGTATTTTGGGTCTTCTGTTCTACGAAGAGAATAATAAACGGTTTCTGTGAATTATATAATTTCTTGGTTTTCATACATATAGTCTACGAAATGCGTCGAATTTCGAACAAAAAAGTTAAGAAAAACATAGTGGATGAAAAAAAAGAGacgttaaataaaaaataataatgttgTGTATTactatgttgggtgcaataattgtccttgcttggtagagcgatcgaaccgtggtgcttgagctactgtgcggtttaaaagatttgagttgcaccattactactagctatagcttttggtaaagaggcaagcgctcggtcctacaattggtatcagagccaaggtcacgggttcgattcccattgattgcaaggagttcaattattgggagggagattgttggatgcaataattgtccctgcttggtagagcagacgaaccgtggtgcttgagcagatgtgcgatttaaaagatttgatttgcatcattactactagctatagcttttggtaaagcggcaagcttTCGGTCCTACATACTATGTCCTAATTTCTATATGATATAATTCAATCACATTTTTTATAGATATTTGAAATTAGGTCCAATatgaaacatatacatatatattaaatcatatttaaagCAAAATGTTAAGATCAAGAATGATTCAGATTTAAATTTCAACGAAGCAcaatgaagaagaaattgaagaaTTGTATGTGTACGTTAAGTGTTATATAATGATCATGTTGCTACTTCATGGTTGTGCGACATATGGATGTCATATAAAATGCTAATATTTCTcaataaaatagtttttcaaaaagaaaaaaattcttcattcagaaaaagaaatacatgaaaaacaaattGTGCATAATTCTCATTCTATTTATAATGGTATGAGAATAATTCTAAAACTTTGTTGACACAATATAATAGATCAATCATGTGCATTTTATTGAGACATTAAGCCAATTTCACTTTATTTCCTCCAATATTATCTCGGTATATTTCGATGTGACTACGAGATTGTTTTTGTCTCTTTTTTTAGTCAAAGTGTCTAACCAGCTAATTTATAACATATATAGTGGTAGCATAGAAAACTCCTCGTCAAAAAAATTCACTTAGCCAaatattgaaattcaaataaaattctacaatatttcatcaaattaattttgactaTCATAAAATGCTCATAAAATCTAAATTGTTATATTATTAGATGAGATATTGAATAAGAcaaatattttgacatatatttgaatgatatctcatatgcatatcttaattacattattcgtatctcttctcaagatttttaaaatacaatgattaattttgtatgtcgttccacaagatataaaatattataaaacaaaatataaactcgatagaagaaaatttgttttgtttcaatgaataatataatattatgttctaAACGCAACAAATGAGATTGAAACTATATCATCCTCATGACATGATGCACACAATCATTATTTCAAAGCTTCCAAAAAATGACGATCAAGATGACTTTCTTGAATTGCGTCAAATTAAATGAGGACACAATTCTAAGATATAACcatttgaagagatttcaagtaTTTTTCTCACAGTGATTGAGAAATAgttgttaaaaatttattatccttatagctatatgttgataatatcgatactaaatatataaaatgatatCACAAATATCACAATATTTGAAGAAGGTGCAACACCATTCATTGgttatgttgttgaagaatatatAGATTATATATACTTTTAGTCACAAGTGAAAATTTATCACGAGTAAAAGCATTTTTTCTTGAGAGTTATAGTTGGTGATTGTCAAAAGCtgaaaaatcatttaacaacaaaaaaatattcggaaaaataagattatcagataaaaacaatgtagaaaaccGAAAAAATGTCGTGATAAAGAAGCAAACTACGAGTATGTCAGATACCGGATAAAGATTGTAAATAACATAATAGATGTTAAAGACGATCAGATACTTGCTGAGCATACCAAAATAGTTATATGCATATTATAACAAACTACGACAAAGAGTTGTTGAGTTGTCAAAATCAACTAAGAAGCATATTGGAAAGTGTGTCAAGTGGATAAGATAATTTCACTGATTCATATACCGTctatgatcatgattttttattttttatggctTAGTTTGTTTCAGTTGATAAATATTATTAGCcatgttttaattcatttatatatatatactagaagACATGTACGTGCGTTGCACGCGTGGAACATACAACAACCGTAATTTCTAAATTCCTCgtgatatattttgaaattataaagaTCTATACATAAATCGCGTCATTAAAAAATTAGCCACAAGTTCTACAAGTATTCATCGAAAGAAAtttgacatgacataaaacatgaagataattgtaatattttaaaaacattttatttttcgagcaaaaaaaatatttaaaaaatataagcaAAATCTTATAAATTGTTTTAAGTAATTATAAATGTAAGAATAATTTGTTTCACATAAAAAAGATTTGAATTCattctttttcctcattttctaTCAATTTGATGTATATAAGAGTAATTATTAcatataaaatcaatttaagaTCATTTCAATTCTTTTGTAGTGTTCTCTCGTGAcaccaaataattatttgggtctttcatgcataaaattttacgGTTTGGCCCATTGACACTCACGTCAGTGCAATTCTCATTATGTTCGCAATTAGGTTTGTATATGGCTTTGCACGGTACATcaaaattataagaaataaaagTCTTGTCTTGGGTAACAAATATAACATTTGACCTGAAAAAATAGATTGTAAatctttttcaaaataaaatttcagttttctttaattgattttaaaattcatcaatgactgaaaaacaaaaaaacatgcATTTTTTAATACTATTTAACGAAAATAAGGACATACATGTAAATTCACACAATTTACGTTATTCATGGATGTTAATTTACtcaagttaaaaataaaattgtcacAGAAACTCATATGAAGTTGTTTCGtgggtcaattttgtgatacatgtCTCCAATCCGACCTgaatcatgaaaaaaatattgtttttcactCTGAAAATGATTGGGTCGACCCGTATTAGGATATATACcaatgaaaccgtctcacagaaAACCTACTCAAAAATTGGATagctataaaattttgaaaaatagagtaaaattcatctttcttcgatttattttaaaatgcattaaCATTAGTTGATAAAAAAATGTCGACTCATCTTAGAGCTATATCTACTTGATATCGTCTTACATTTACTCAAAAATTGGAtaactataaaattttgaacaaaaacatAAACTTCATTTGtattctatttattttaaaatttattaattaatgaaaaatataaatcaaactAAAGGACATcctaaaaaataaagatagagTTCACACGAGTTTAAATTTAAATGACGCTCTAAAAAATGGTAGCTAAATTTTTCATTCTAAAAAATGGTaactaaatttcattttttttcaatttattttaaaagtaattTAATAGCTatgaaaaaacaaacaaaaacatatatttattatttttatcattttgaaattcattatatatataagtgtttttttaaaaatggatTGCAAATTTCATCACAAAAAATGGATTGATTGTATTTATATTGGTAGAAATATATgtttttgcatttattttttgttcatgTATTTGTTATGTTCTTGTGAccttataaatatatgagtttcatttgtgagcttactattaTGACCTCGTGTTTTGCATTATGACATAGTTGAAGGGGTTATTTTAGTCATTATCCATGTTAAGGTTAACatgatttaattcattttagtaGTTATCATTCAATTGTATTTATGTTGGTAGAAATTGATGTCTTatgcatttattttttgttcatATGTTTGTTATGTTCTTGTGACCTTTAGTATTACATTTGTATTATGAGTTCCatttgtgagcttactattaTGACATCGTGTTTTGCATTTTGACATAGTTGATGGGTTATTTTAGTCATTGTTCATATTAAGgttaatatgatttaatttattttagtaGTTACCATTCAATTGTATTTATGTTGGTAGAAATTGAtgttttattcatttattttttgttcatgTGTTTGTTATGTTCTTGTAACCTTTAGTTATTACCTTCGTATTTTTTTGTTCACGTGTTTATTATATTCTTGTGACATTTAATATTACTTCTGTATTCTTTTTTCACTTGTTTTATCATTATTCTTTGcttttttttatattgttttttccatgctttctttttcttctttgcgacattcgttttttttttgttattttcaccTTGCTTTTTCCTCTTTGTAGCATTTGTTTTCTAGACATTGTCCATGCTAAGTTAATAGGATTTAATTCCTTTTAGTAATTATCATTCAATTGTATTTATGTTGGTAGAAATTGATGTCTTGTTTATTATATTCTTGTGACCTTTAGTATTACCTTTTGTGTACTTCATTTAAGTACATTGTTGTTTGGGCTTGATAAAATTCATTATTCtattaatttatattcattGTTCTTCCTTTATGAattatatttggataaaaaatctTTTATGGTTTGATAGAGTTGTTATTATGTCATAATTTTGTTGATTGAAAAGTTTTTCATATGAACAAGTGAACATATATGTTTATGGTCATGATGCTATTTTATCTATTGTGTTTTGATATGAGCCGTCAATTTGGGTTGAGTCTGTCGGTTTGGCCTGCATCGCCAAACAATTTAAGTGAGTTATGTTGAAATTTTGTCGACTCATTTAAAGGTGAGCCTAAATGAGCTCCCAcgagtttatattaaatatatatataatattatcgtttttcaatcatgaattcttgatataaaatagaaaatatcattttgatttcAAAATTGTGATGTTACTATCTTGTCCAAAAGTTGTGGGTTGTTGAGACATTTTGGCAGTCACTCAAAATTGAGTGTCAAAGTTGACATTTgagttttatttttggattcctGACAATATGTTCgtcaacatattatttttaaaaaggagTGCAAATGTCGTTCcaaaaaatgaaagataaatTCAAATGACACTCTAAAAAATGGTAGCTAAATTTTTCATTCTAAAATATAATagctaaatttcatttttattcaatttattttagaagtcgTCAATAGCTATGAAAAATGTTCcaaaaaatgaaagataaatTTATATGACACGCTAAAAAATGGTAGCTAAATTTTTCATTCCAATTgaaattcattatatatataagtgttttttaaaaatggattgcaaatttcatcacaaaaaaggattgaaatttttttcttcttcaatttagtttagattcttaattaataaatgaaaacaaaacaacaaaagAGATATGTATTAATGAatattcaactcatatatttatagtgGTAATagattcattaattaataaatgaaaaCAAAACCACCAAAAAGATATGTATTAATGAATATTATAACGAAGATAAGGACATAGatgtaaattcataatttaactAATGTATTTATAATAGATAatagatatataaatataaattagaaTTCTAAAGTAGTTCATCTGAATACCCGTGGTTAGTCAAAGAAGCAACGTTAATAGCGATCTGAGCACATACTAGTCTGAATCTTCATGAAAATTTCTTACCATTCTCTTATTCAAAAGTCAACCACCGTTAACATGAATCGGCGTGGGCAAGATGAAAATCTTGCAACGTAACAGCGTCAATGGAGGACAGAAAAGCACACCTGATCGCCATTTTCATTATCGTACTACTCATCGTTCTCACCATAGTCGCTCGTGTTACCCTAAAACAATCTCGCACCTTCTTCCTCATATGCGGAGCAGATACTGCCGCCATTTTCGCTGTCCTCGCAGTCATTTTCATCCGCCTCCGCTACACCAGCCGCAGAAAACAGATGGAAAAGTTACACGATTCTGAGGGGCGCGAGCTTCGGATCGAATACAGTTTCCTACGGAAGGTGGCCGGGGTTCCCACGAAGTTCCGCTACCGAGAACTTGAGGAAGCGACGGATGGGTTCCGGTCTCTAGTAGGCCGTGGGGGATCCGCTTCTGTGTTCAAAGGGATACTCAGCGACGGAACTGCGGTGGCGGTGAAACGGATCGACGGAGAGGACGGCGGCGGCGAGAAGGCTTTCAAATCTGAAGTAGCGGCGATTGCTGGTATTCAACACGTGAACCTGGTAAGGCTGTTGGGTTACTGCATTGCTTCGACGGGGCCGCGGTTTCTTGTCTACGAGTTTGTTTTGAATGGGTCGTTGGATAATTGGATATTTCCGAAAATGGCTAGCACAGGGCGGAGGAGTGGTTGTTTGCCGTGGAACTTGAGGTACAGAGTTGCTCTTGATGTGGCCAAAGCGCTGTCTTATTTGCACCATGACTGCAGGCAAGTTTTGATATTACCCGCCCTTCCATATGCTcaagaattttatttataaataattcatCTTTACGAAAAACTTCCCAAGCCTGATCGATCATACAGTTTTTGTGTATAAGTTCAAAATTGTCCATCGAACTTTTTAAgtgttaaattaaatttcttgggAAAAATTAATTGTCTTGCAACAGAAGAAACAAATGGTATAAAATTGAATAGTGATCAAATTattgtatttttagcaagatttggagcttgaaaaaaaatattattttttgttgaacTCGATTTTTTTGGAGCTTATTAAGCAAAATTTGAGGAATAACGCGGAAGGGCACAAAATGTTTGTAAAGCTGCCATGTTCATTGGCACCGGATATTTATATGCTAAGTATTTTTCTCAATCGTATGGTGAAATGTCGATCTTTGAATCATCACTtctaataaaactaaaataCGATACATCTATATGATATAATGGTATTGAGATATCGGTAGAATTAATCCCAGTGTAGCGCAGTATTGGCACCCTTTGGCTTGGCCCACAACGAAATTTCCACCTTAATAATGGCATGGCTTTCTCTGATTGCAGATCGTGTATATTGCACCTGGATGTAAAACCAGAAAACATACTCATAGACGAGAACTTCAGAGCACTAGTTGCAGATTTCGGGATCTCAAAGCTCAAACGCAAAGAAGAAAGTAGGATCGTCACGAGACTCCAAGGAACCAAAGGTTACTTGGCGCCCGAATGGCTCTTAGAAAACGGGGTAACAGAGAAGTGCGATGTTTACAGCTACGGGATGGTGCTTTTAGAAATCATAGGTGGGAGGAGAAACATCATTTCGCTCGGACAAGCCAATGGTGACTCGTCAAGAAAGAAGTTCCAATACTTCCCTAAGATCGTGGCTGGGAAATTGAGAGAAGGGAAACTTTTGGAGATCATCGATGAAAGGCTGATTGAAGATGGAGGGATAAAGAGAGGTGAGTTGAAAAAACTGGTTTGTGTAGCTTTGTGGTGTATACAAGACCAGGCAAAGCTTCGGCCGAGCATGGCTACGGTCGTCGAAATGCTTGAAGGATATGTGAATGTCGAAGATCCCCCCGAAACTAAAATGTTTCTTGCTGACCTTTTGTCCACTGATGACGATAACAGAACACAAATCGATTTTCAAGTGCATAGATTTGCTCAAAATCATGATGAAACTTGTAATACTTTTGCTCACTCGTTCGCCTTTTCCACGTTTTCAGCTAGATAGGGAAGATTTACCTCAAGCACGTGAGAGTTCTGACTCAGATTCAAATGTTTGTTCGCTTGTTTCCCCATGATTCTCACGTAGAACTGAACTCATCTAAAGGGAAGACTTTACACATTTTACTTGTACATTTTGGATTGGTTAGAAGTTACTCTTTTTTGGTAATCAAACATATTTGTCTAATGCGATTTTCACCACTTTTAATAGCGACTCTAGAAGAGTACAATTGGCATTAAGATACTACCACGGCATCTATAGAAAGATCATTCATATATTCTTCTATGAGTTACATAAGATAACGTTTAGTGCATTACGCATGTGcagaatattttaaaaaataatatagcaAAAAAATGTCTATGGATGTAATAGCTCATTTTAAAAGCTCTGATGAAAGCAGGTCTTCTGTTATATTTGGGTGCATAAACATTGGAGTCCCCGTGTATTCTAATGAAAATCACATGGCAAATTTTCATTTACATGCAGAAAATGATACAAAATGTCACATACAGCATACATTCACATGCAGAAAATGATACAAAATCAACAACAAAAACTTCAAGTTATCGCCCCCAAAAAGGGTCCGACTTGGTTAAATAGGTGAATATTTAATCAGAAATCAAGAATTCAATATTCTCAACCACTTTCTCACACGATCTTGTCACACAAGACTTATCCAGTTTATTTCATCATATGCTCACTAGTAGTGCACTGAGTTACTCAAAAACATGTAATGTGCAGGTTaggatttaaaaaatatttaaaaataaaaattttttttaagaatgaaAAAAAATACACAGCATATTGTGAATTGATCACTGTCATCCCTATATATACGTAGGATGAAATGAACCGGCTTCTCCATTATTTACGTGATTAACATAATTTATAAGTTATTGCGTTAGTCCGAAATTTTACACAGTGCAGACCCAAGATCACCGACTTCACCGACTGCGGGTTTCTATGTCgtaaaattaaaaatcaaaataaaaattcatgttctgAGGCCAAATATTCTACTACACCTGTGTCCTCTACAATAATTACCAAATAGTACAGCATGCTACACCATACAAAATTTTCaccatttgaaaaaaaatggagAGTGCTAATACAAGAATATAAAACTAAACTCTCTTTTAGAAAACTAATAGCATTTCACATCAAACATGGCAGTAAACTCACAAGAGTTGCCTCATGTGATATGATGGCAATACATAAAATCGGATGTTGTATCTATAGAATGTGGAGAACAGAACTCATTCaatgaaaattttgtttttcacaGGTGGAAGCAATTTGCCAGACTGTTTCATCTCATATGACAGGTCAATTTCCATCAATCGATGGTTCTCTTTGGATCGATACATTGAAAACTGAACTACCAAATCATCCCCTTGTTGAACACGTGGTGGAGGATGCAGAAGGAACACCTAAAGAAATGCAAAAAAGTGACTGAAGAATGCTTCAAGAAATGGACAGAAGAGTAAGATGAGTGAGAG encodes:
- the LOC142544584 gene encoding putative receptor-like protein kinase At5g20050, with protein sequence MEDRKAHLIAIFIIVLLIVLTIVARVTLKQSRTFFLICGADTAAIFAVLAVIFIRLRYTSRRKQMEKLHDSEGRELRIEYSFLRKVAGVPTKFRYRELEEATDGFRSLVGRGGSASVFKGILSDGTAVAVKRIDGEDGGGEKAFKSEVAAIAGIQHVNLVRLLGYCIASTGPRFLVYEFVLNGSLDNWIFPKMASTGRRSGCLPWNLRYRVALDVAKALSYLHHDCRSCILHLDVKPENILIDENFRALVADFGISKLKRKEESRIVTRLQGTKGYLAPEWLLENGVTEKCDVYSYGMVLLEIIGGRRNIISLGQANGDSSRKKFQYFPKIVAGKLREGKLLEIIDERLIEDGGIKRGELKKLVCVALWCIQDQAKLRPSMATVVEMLEGYVNVEDPPETKMFLADLLSTDDDNRTQIDFQVHRFAQNHDETCNTFAHSFAFSTFSAR